One genomic segment of Equus przewalskii isolate Varuska chromosome 13, EquPr2, whole genome shotgun sequence includes these proteins:
- the LOC139075294 gene encoding uncharacterized protein, producing MWLNVVFGPGGTQGLKAMRSVLGGPSPEHTFCLLCCEYDQLPTALEHTNVGFPGPQAPSEGSAEHRSAVYSSSVSTNRLDTAQMAMIRYTLTSTSAVSALEAPTCAHDEVFGAWPLSTNDSSTVAVAVSAGSPWSFTSTNRRWRGESASSRARVVLISPVYSPTRNGLRPPPAAGCSSKDSHAL from the coding sequence TGTGTTCGGACCGGGAGGAACACAGGGACTGAAGGCCATGAGGTCGGTCTTGGGTGGCCCCTCTCCAGAACACaccttctgcctcctctgctgcGAGTACGACCAGCTCCCCACCGCGCTGGAGCACACCAACGTGGGCTTCCCTGGCCCGCAAGCACCCTCGGAGGGCAGTGCCGAGCACCGCAGCGCCGTGTACAGCAGCAGCGTGAGCACCAACAGGCTGGACACCGCGCAGATGGCGATGATCAGGTACACGTTGACATCCACCAGCGCCGTCTCTGCGCTCGAGGCGCCCACCTGCGCCCACGACGAGGTCTTTGGCGCCTGGCCGCTCTCCACTAATGACAGTAGCACAGTGGCCGTGGCCGTCAGCGCCGGCTCGCCGTGGTCCTTCACCAGCACCAACAGGCGCTGGCGCGGCGAGTCCGCCTCGTCCAGGGCGCGAGTCGTGCTGATCTCGCCCGTGTACAGCCCCACGCGGAACGGGCTGCGCCCGCCACCCGCCGCCGGCTGCAGCTCGAAAGACAGCCACGCGTTGTAG